GGATTAGAGCCTTCGTTCGTGAAGATGAATAGTTGACATATTACGCAACCGTTAGGAGTGGATGGAATTGAATATTTCGAATCTGTGGCCGCAATTGCAACGCAAAGTTGACACTATGATCGAGCAAATCGGAAGTAAATCTCCACACGTGGAGAAAGAGGGCGTGTACGATGATGCCCGTTTGGATTGGTGGACATCAGGCTTTTGGCCAGGGCTCTTATGGATTATGTATGACGTCTCCCAAGAAGACAAGTATCGTCAGCAAGCCTGGGATTGGGATGCCAAAATAGAAGCTTGCTTCCTGCGGGAGAACAATTTCCATCATGATGTTGGCTTTCAATTCCTGCCTACGGCAGTAGCCAAATACAAAATGACAGGGGATCAGGATGGGCGTAGACGAGGGCTGCACGCAGCGAATTTCCTTGCCGGACGCTTCAATCAAGCCGGACAGTTCCTGCGCGCTTGGAATCAGGACAAGCATGGCTGGGCGATTATAGATTCCAGCTTGAATCTATCCTTGCTCCTCTGGGCAGCCGAAGAGCTTGGCGATCCGCGGCTTAAACAAATTGCCATGGCGCATGCGGATACGGTCTTGGAGCATTTCATTCGGGATGACGGCTCCGTCTGTCATATCGTTAGCTTTGATCCGGACACGGGCGCATTCATCGAGGCGTTGGGCGGACAAGGGTTCTCCCCGACCTCCGCTTGGAGCCGGGGACAGTCATGGGCTTTGCACGGTTTAGCGAACGTGTACCGCTATACGGGGGAAAGCCGTTATTTGGCTGCTGCGAAGCGGGTCGCCCATTACTTCATGGCGAACACCACGGTGGATCCCATTCCGTTATGGGATTTCCGCACAGGTGATGCGGATTTGAAGTTGAAAGACACGTCCGCCGCCGCTTGCGCGGCTTCAGGACTGCTTGAAATCGCCTCGCTGGTACCCGCAGAGGAAGCGGATTTATACCGGAATCAGGCGATCCGGATCATGGATGCGCTGACGCAGGATTACGCGGATCTGGATGGATCGAGGGAGTCGATCCTCAGAGAAGGCACCGGGCATAAGCCGGCGGGACAAAACGTCAACGTAGGACTGATCTACGGGGATTATTATTATATAGAAGCCGCAGCCAAGCTGAAAAACTGGACGCAGCGAATCTTCTAAGCTGAATTGAGTTCCCTTTGAGTTTCCTTGAAGGGAGCTCTTTTTCATTGGATCCTATTGGATAATTCCCAATAGAATCCCCGTTTGAACCTTGTTCATCCTGTTTTCATTGGAATTTTTTCATTCAATTACCTTCTAAATGCAACAATCCACGTTAGGTTACCAACCTAGAGAGCAACCTCTTTTTTATCTCGATACGGAGCCAAAACTTACAGGAATATCTCCTGCTAATTTTAGCGTTAATGGCTCTAAACGGTCATCTAACTGGAAAACCTCCAGCTAATTTAGAGAGAAATCGCTATTCAGTGGAAAAGTATCAGAAATAACGGGAGTTTTTCCATGTAAATGGGCTTTTCATGCGAAAATACCTATAATAACGGTAGCTTTTCCATGTAGTTCAACATTGAAAACAAGAGGCAGCCTTTAATTATAAATGGGGAGTCATCCCAACCGTCTCGCGTGGAGATAAGGGAACTCCAGTGCGCTATTCCGGCAAAAAGTGTCATTAAAGCGAGTCAGAGGGAACTCCAGTTCGCTATTTTGCTTTTTGAGTAGAAATTCAGCGGTTTTCGCAGAAATAAGACCCTGTAGTTCCGCTAACCCCCGAGCATCCCTGCTATTTGCCCAAATAGCGCCCTACAGTTCCCTTAGGAGGAGCTGTCGCTTGAAAGATGCTCAACTCTCAGGGCGGCGAAGCCGTTTTCTCACATCCAAGCCTAAATTGCTGCTTCAGCGGGTTACGCTGATGTCATCAAAGATCGCTTTGGTATTCGCATAGACACGAGCTCCAATTTTGCCGCTCGCAAGCGCGCTGTCCGTGGTGCTGATTTCCAAATTACCGTCTTTGTAAATTGAAATGGAACTGCCATTGACGACAATTTTGTAAGTATACATAGTGTCTGCTGCAATACTGGGGTTAGTGAAACCCAGAACTGTTCGTACGCCGTTCACTACTTTGAGGAGTTCCATCTTGCGGCCGGTTTTATCGTTATTTTTCAGAAACAGCACATAGTAATTATTGTCGTCCGTGTAGCGGAAGACCAATCCGGCATCCTTATTTCCATTTGTATTGTTGGTGACGTTAACTTTCGCTTCGAAAGTATAATTGGTCCAATCAGCATTCCCGGCGAGAGATAGGCTTTGCGCGGAATTGGCTTGACCGCTGTATTGGTTGCTTACTACACTCCAAGTTCCGCTGGTCGAGGTCCATCCATTGGCGTTGCCGTCGTTGAAATCATCGGAGAATAGCGTTTGACTGACGATCGGGCCTGTTTGAACGGTCGTACTAATGGCATCCGTGGACGTGTCCGTCGTATGGAAGTAGTAGGAGTGAATGCCGAGCGGAAGCTTGGTTGTATACGTATAGGCTTTGCCATCCGTGTAGGTGGTGTCGGCTGCATGGACCGGAGCCATGGCATGGACAACCCCATCGAGGACTAGCTCCATGACGAAAGGCGCTTGGTTATCGGCATCCGTATAGGTGACGTTAAAGGTATAATTGGTGTTAAGATCTCCAGATGCTGCATTTACGCCTGCCGAAGTCAAAGTTGGTGCGGTTCCGCTGTTCGTATTCGATGCTTTAATTTCATCGATCAGCAGCTCGCCATAAGTGACTGTATTTTGTTTGAGCCATATGGACAACGTGACAGCCTTTTTATTGACAGGGTATGCTAATCCGTTCAAATCAATTTGGAGATCTGTCCACGAAGCAGGTACTGCTGCCCAGCCGCCGGTCAGATTTTGTGTTCTAGTACCGTCATTCAGTTCAATTTTCATTCGCATATCCGAGTAACCCGGATTCTTCATTGCGAAGTTCAAATAGCGATAGCCTGAGACGTCAACAGCATCATGCCACGGCTGGAACTTGGCGGTTGAAGCGACAGCGGTCGGAGTTTGGGTGAATTTACCGACTTGCTTGCTGTCTACGGTTGTTCTGCTGAAGGTACCTGTTCCACCATTCTGATTATACCAGTTTACCCACTCGCCATTACCACCGATGGAGCCCCAGAGTCCTTTGCCGTTAAAATCATCATACAGCAGAGGGGTCGAAGGGTCAGGCAATGGTGCTGCAATCGTGTAATGCGTTGAACTGTAGCTTTCATTGCCTGCCGCATCGATGCCTCTGACGTCAACTCGCTTATTGGCATATGCGCTCGACAAGCTTTCGTCAATCGTGGTTGCGTAGACGGCGCCGGAAACGGACATCGGAAGATAGGAGCTTCCAGATTTATAAGTGATTGCAGACAAACCGTTTGCTGGTCCGGCAAATACGGTTACATTTCCACGAACATAGTCACCGATAACGGGTGATAGAATCGGCAGCGGGATCGGGTTCGTTCCGGCTGGGGAAGTCGTGCTAGTCGTTGCGCTGAGCCCCATGATCGTATACAACAGTCCTGCTTGAATACTGATGCTGAATTCGTTATACCGCCATTGGTTGGTGTCGTCCGAGTACAGGGAGCGATCTTTGTACCAAGGGCTTACACTTTTCATATCCTTCGTATCCTTCATATTGGGTCCGCTGACCATAGCCCCAGGGATGATGACGCCTGTACCCGTAGGGGTATTCGACTCTTCATCGAAACGGGTATGCAAGAAATCGACATAGTCGGTGCCAATGCCGGAAACCCAACTGATATTCCAAGGATTTTCACCGAATATCCAGTACAGTCCTTTCTGCACGGCACGCAGCGCTGCGGGATCATGGAAAAGCTCATAGTATCTTAATGTATCGCCCAAGTAAGAGGCATGAGGTTCATTGACGCCAAAGTTTTTGAACTGATTAAACACACTGTATGGCGTATCATCGGAAGTTGATATAAAATAATCGACCTGTTTTTTCAATAAATTTTGAATAAGAGGTTGGGTTGCAGTGCCAGCAACAGGATAGAATTCCGCCAAAGACATAGGACGCATATCCCAATAGTTCGTTGAAGCAAGATCGTCAAGAGTGAGTACGTTAATTTTGGCAATTGCCGCATTCTTATAGCTGATGTTATTGGTGAGCAAATAAAGCTCCACATCAGCGAGCAGCATGGAATTGTCAATGCCGCCTTTGGTCGTATAAGAGCCTACTGGATCATTCGGATGGGCAAGCACGTAGTTGTAGAAGACCTCTGCGGCTGTTTGGCATTTGGCTGCAAAGGATGTGAGTGCCGCTGCTTTGGAAGGAGTAATATCTCCCTTAGCGATAGCGATTTGAATTGCACGTGCAGTTGCCGCTAGCGTTCCTGCAGACTTGGCAGAACCGCCAATCCCATAATCGCTGAGTACGCGATCATCGGCTGTGCCGGATACATTATCCGTTGCTTTCTCCGGATGCACGAAGCTCGCGTTGTTCTTCAGATTGTACATAGCCCCGCCAAGCTGGTCAGCGAATTTGATGACATATTCACTGCCAAAGATGGCTTCATCAATCAGGTCGGGAATGCCATTGCTGTCATTATCGAATTTCACACTTGCCGCATCGGCATAGCGGACGTAGGCTAGAGCAATTTCAGCGCCGACCCATTGATTGCCGCCGTACTTGCCATAGTCGCCTGCATCGTACCAACCGCCTGTCAAATCATAATGCTGCGTACGATCAGCAGAGGCGGCATCGTCGAGATGTCCGGCAGGGTGGAAGACCTTAGCCGAAGGCGCCACTGTGCTGTAGTCTGCGGGATAAGCGTCGGAAGTGGCTACGCTGGCACGCATAATGCGATAGAAAGCTGTCATCTCATCCTTGTAGTTGTTCCAGATATTCGGTTGGATCGCGAAGGGATAGGAGGAGATGCCGTTTGTTTTGACCGTATAATTGTTGCCCGTCGTTGTAATCGCAGTGAAATCAATGGAATAAACATGCTGGTTCCATATGACTCCTTCGTCTTGCATCGTGCCCGAGGCCACGACCGTAGTCCCGTTCAGAATTTGATAAGTGGTATCGGTTACCGCCGTTGTCGACGTCACCTTGGCATTTTTGAAGTCATTCGCGCTGTAACCTGCCTGACTGACAACGACATCAATGAGCTGTTCGGAATTAACGATAAGAAGAGACTGGGCGGAGGTTGCAACTTCAGTGGAGGTAGCATCGGTCGTACGGAAATAGTACGTATGGGTACCTACCGGCAGCTTCGTAGGATATGCATAATTTTTACCGTTTGAGTATGTTTTATCGCTGCTGTCGACTTCTTTCATGTCATAAGCTGTGTCATCGATCACCAACTGCATAGCAAACGGCGCTTCATTGTCAACATCTGAGTAAGTTGCAGCGAAATTAAAGCTTGTATTCTGATTGTAGGTGCCTGTCGAATTGGCAGTCACACCGATAGATGTCAATGTTGGCGCCGTACCCGTGGACGCGGTAGTCGCTGTAATCCCATCGATCAGGATCTCGCCATAGGTGCCGCTTTGCTGTCTGAGCCAGATTTCGAATCTAGCTGTAGCTTTTTTGAGGTTGGGAGCTATCGTTGCGAGATCATACTGGCTAGTCGTCCAAGAAGTCGGCACAGCTACCCAGCCTGCTGTTAAGTTATAGCTGGCCGTCCCGTCATTAACAACTATGCGAATGCGAGCGTCCGCGTATCCCGGATTTTTCATCGTAACATTCACATAACGATAACCGGATAAATTGATAAGTTCATTCTCAGGCTGGAACTTGGCCCAAGATGAGCTTGTCGCTGGGGTTTGTGCGAACACGCCAACCGTCCGGGAATCGATGGTCGACTTCGTGAAAGTACCGGTTCCGCCTGCTTGGTTAAACCAATTCATCCAGTTTTTTTTGAAAATACCTCCACTGGCAAAATCGTCATAATTAATGGGATTGCCAGGTCCCGGAAGCGGTGCTACGGCAGCGGAAGAAAGACCAGGAAGAGCGATAAGGGCGTTGAACACTAAAAGGAAACCTAAGCAAAGGGCTAGCAACGTTCTTGCTCTTTTCTTACTGCGAATCGTTGGCAACATGAATAACCTCCATTTTCGTATTATCCAAAACACTTGCGAACGTATCGTGCTTGCCTTGCAGCAAACCCCTGACTTTATGGATCCCCCCTTTCTTTGAAATCGCTGTCATTTTGATCATAGTGGAAGAACTGGATGTCAGCCATGATATATCATGGTCAATGTGTGATCAATGTTAGCCAAATGGTTAAGCACCCTTATGGATGCGGCTAATCACCTCTTTCATATAGGAGATGCTATCGCTAAGTCCGCCATCTAATGTAGGCCAGTGGCATTCAGCAGAAAGCTTGCCTGTGTAGTTGATGGCTTGTAATACCTCACATAACCTTTGATAAGGATAAACGCCTGTTCCAGGGGCATGTCTTCCCGTATCTGCAAGATGGATATGAGCGATCCAATCCTTGTGTGTGAGGATCGTATCCAGAGGTTCTTTCTCTTCATCCATATGATAAAAGTCGGCAAGCACCCTTATCGTTGGGCTATTGATTTGCTTCGCCAAATGAACGGCCTCGGCTATGTTGTTCATCAAATTGGATTCCTTGCGGTTCAGCGGTTCCAGCGTCAATGTAATGCCATTTCCTTGCCATTCTTCTGCGATCCAGTTCAGCAGCTCCAACATCTGAGCTTCAGCTTGCTGAGGCTCCCAATTCTCAGGGATCATGCGGGCTTTGCCGCTGCCAAGCACAACAACCTCCACACCGATGCGGCTTGCCGCTTCTCCAGCCTTGTTGACGTAGCGCCGGATTCTCTCACGATCCACTTGCGGACCTACCAACTTCATGCCGTCTGGCGCGAAAATATTCAAGGCACGCACGGGAAGCGGGGAATTGACATACAGGGGAATTCTCTCCGCTAATGCTCGTTCATCCTCAACTTGCAGGGATGAGAGAGCACATTCCACATAATCCAATCCATGAGCCGCAAGCAGCTCCGCTTGTTCAATTCCTGCACACCAACCGATTTGATTCATGTCGCATTCCTCCTTGAGATGAGTGCTTTCATGTTCATTGTAATAAGCATACAAACGTGTGGAAATGGTCAAAGGTATTGAATGATGTCATACAGTACGATTGCGAATATGCATAAAACCCTTTGTTGTTCAAGGGTCTATTCGTACGTATACTGGAAGTAAGAACATCGGGGAGCTGATGAACGTTGGTGAATCGGAATATCATAGACGAATTGAGCGAATATGTAGAGCTGCGTTTAGGCAGCATCGGCACGGCTAGTCATGATAAAGGCTGGACGGAGGCAAAACAGCATCCTGACTACGATATTTGGCTGGTGACTAACGGTGAAGTTGAGGTTGATGTTCAAGGCGTCATGTCTGTGGCAAAAGAGGGGGACATCGTTTTTTTTAATCCTGGGGTGGCCTATACGGCATCTTGTTCCCAGAATTCCTGCAGTCACATATTTGTCCACTTTGATTTCTCGTTGGGTGAACGCTTTAACTTCCTGAATGAGTTTGATCTCATGGGTGTTATTAGCGGGGCCTGTCTGACTAAGGAGAGGGAGTTATTCAGAGAGGCCTTCAATGCTTACCAGAACAGAGAGACGATGGCGTCATTAATGCTCAAAGGCTTCTTCCTCGCATTGTTAGCCCGTCTTTTATCGATTCCGAAACACCCTCCGATAGGGCTGCAGGGAGCGGAACTACACTCGAAGCATTTTACCAAGCTGGTTCCTGTGCTGGCGTATATTGAGGCGCACATCGGAGAGCGCATAGCGGTGGAGCAATTGGCTGAGATGAGCGGCATGTCGCCCAAATATTTCTATGCTTTTTTCAAAGCCCAAATGGGCGTGACCCCTCAAAATTATATGACGCGTCTCAAGCTGAATCGAGCCAGGGAATATTTGTACGAGGGGAAACTGACCGTGAAGCAGATTGCCTATCAGCTTGGCTTTGCTGATCCGTATACATTTTCTAAGATATTTAAACGTTTCCATAAAATTGCGCCGTCCAAGTACTATGGGCATACGTAGCATTTGTAACACAATTGGAACATTCCTGTTACAGTCCTCTAACATTGGTGAGGTATTATAATAAACAAGACCCCCCTTTTTTAATATAAACTTTGGACCTGGCCCCGTTGGCTAGGTCCCTTTTTTTACAGCAGGATATTTTCCTAAATAAATCCAGATCGAAAACCGATATATACCTTAGTATGATTTGGAAGGGAAGATAAACTTTATTATGAATATTAATGTAAATTCCAATAATTCTGTTCAAGCGTATCGGCCGAGTGCTCCCAAAACGGATGCATTGGATACACAAATCAAAGATTTAATGCAGCAAACAGATAAGTTGCAGGAGCAAATTCAAAATGTTCAGGCTAATAAAGAACTTAACGATAAGCAACGCATGGTAAGGATTAGTGAGATACAAGAACAAATCCAGCAAGTAGAAGCGCGAATTAGTCAATTAAGATTAGAGAAGTTAAATAAGCAGCAAAATGAAGCGAAAGAAGCAGATAAAAATATAGTTTCAAAAGATGATACGAAAATGGATGTTATTTTAAAAATCGGTGTTAACTTTGACAGTATTAAGGCAAGCAACAAAATGAATGGGCAGCTTGAGCGTGAATCCAAAGATAACTTAAATAATGTAAAATCAGATCGTTTGTATCTTAAACTCGCTCCTGCAGTAACGGATAGACTTAATTATGATATTGATCGAGTAGTGATGACTGAACATGCGGAAGCAACGACTATAAAGAGTAAATTAGAAATCGTTAAAGAAAATGAAGCAAAACAAGCTGTGATAAATAACAGTATCAGTAAAACATATGCTAAAATCAAGGATACCATCGAGCAAATTCAAACTGAGGATAAGAAAGACATCGGGGAAGAGGACACAGATAAAAAAAATGAAGATGAGGTTAAACAGGTTGTTATTAAGAAAATAGAGGTTAAACAGATTGACATCAGAATTTAAAATGGTGGATCTACAACCCCCACCTTTTATGATTATGTTGGTTGGCGATTGGGCAAAAAGAGGCTAACTCTAAAGGTTGAAAACCTAGAGAAAGCCTCTTTTGTTATTTCCAGATGGAGCGAAATCTTACTGGGCGCTCCCCAATCCCCTACCGCTCCGATCGATAGATCTCCTTTACCAAGCGATAAGCGAGCTTAGGCTTGCGATACTCGTTGAGCAAGCCTTTATTGTTAAAGCTCCGCGCCCGATCGCGGAAGTACGGGCGATCACTGCGCACGTCGACGCGAATGTCGGCGAAGTGCCAGATCAAGGTGCCGACGATGCGCGGATCGGCACGGAAGATCTTCAGTGCCTGTTGCACGACATCAGCTTGATAATCCTCGCTGAATAAGCGCGGTTCCCAGCCAGCGTCGCCAAAGATGCCCGCGGCGCCGAATTCGCTCATGATGACCGGCTTGTCGCCGGCACCTTGCGATTCGGCATTCCGATAATAGGCCTGAAGCATGTCGCGGAATCCGTCGACGCTGCCTTCGTACCAGCCGTAATATTTGTTGATGCCAATGACGTCGAAATAGGACAGCACGATGTCTTCAACGGGATGCATGGTCGCGTAAGTAACCAGACGGCTGTCATCCATGCTGCGTATTTGGCTGACGAATTTCTTCGTAAGCTCCAGGGCTTCATTCGTACGTGTATCGATCTCGTTATGTGCCCCCCAGAAAATAATGGACGGATGGTGATAGTCGCGGCTGATCATCTCGCCGAGCATATGGACGCCGCGATCCGTGAAGATCGGGCTAGCCAGTGTTTCGGTGCTCATGAAACATCCCCACATCGGAATCTCACTCCAGAGCAGCATGCCATGCTCGTCGAGCAGATCGATCCAGAACTGACTTTGCGGATAGTGGGACCCCCGAACGATGTTGCAGCCCATATCCTGGAGAATAGCCAGGTCCTTCAGCATGAGTTTAGGCGGGAAAGCGAATCCCCACTCCGGATGTTCCTCGTGCCGATTCACGCCTTGCAAATAGAGCGTTTTGCCATTGAGCAGAATTTGCCCATTCGACACTTCCAACGTGCGGAACCCGGTGCGGTCGATGAGATCGTCTTCACCTGCGCGAATCGCAAATGTATACAATTCAGGTTGTCCTACGTCCCATATGCGAACGTTCGCCAGGCTTCCGCGCAGTGTAAGTTTGGAGGATTGGCCTGCTCTAATCTGGACAGTTGCTGTTGAGAAAATAGCCGCCTCTGTGGAGACGTCGATTTCAATTTCTTGATCTGCACAGCTAAGTGAGTTTAATTGGACGTGCAGCTCAACATCGGCTGTATGGCCGCTTAATGTATAATCGATTTTCAAAGAATCAATATAGACATCAGGCAATTCCTGCAGTTCGACCGACCTGATAATACCTCCATAAGAGTACCAGTCTGCCACATCTGTAGGCAGTGTCTGCCAATCCAAAGTGCTGTCGACACGAATAATTAATTCATGCTTACCCTGCGCAAGATGAGGAAGTACAAGCGCAAACTGGGTGTATCCACCGAAATGATAACCTAGATGCTGACCGTCTACATAGACATCCGCATGATGAAGTATCCCTTCAAAAATGAAGCGAAGATTAGCTTCTTGTGTGGTGTCGAAGTAAGTACGGTACCAAGCGGCACCGATATATTCATAGAGGCCAAGTTCATTATTCCAACATGAGGGTACGACAAGCTTTTGCGACTGTGCGGGGAATTGCGTGTACCACTGTTCGGTCAATCCGATTTGACCAGGATCCGTGACGAAATCCCATAATCCATCCAAAAGTCGGGTATGGCGAAGGTGATGCTGGTGAAAAGTACGTATCACAGGAAAATCCCCTTTCATGTATGTTTAGTACAGAGTATCATGGAACTAGTGCATTATATATGGAGAAAGTAGTTTGATATTTGTCAAAATCGCTTTGAGAATGGTGGGCCATGGAAACAAAATCACACCGTATGTACCATCTTCGTTTAACCTATGAGAAGCTGCCCGTGCCAGGTTGGAAAGATATTCGCAACATGACGGACATCCATTCGTTCTACTGGATAATGGGCGGGGAGGGCGAATTCTCTCATTCCCTGGACGAGAGGCCGATCCATGTGCAATCCGGCATTCTGCTTTACTTGAAGCCCGGGTTTACATTAAATATGGTTTCTTCGGTAGAGCACCCTCTCCATATCCAAATGCTTTTATTTGATGTGCTGGATATTCCGTATGAGAATCAGATTTGGCAGCAGCCAATCGCTGTAGATTCGCTTCATCTTCCTTTTATCCAAACGTATTCCCCGGAACAGGCGGTCTGGA
Above is a genomic segment from Paenibacillus sp. HWE-109 containing:
- a CDS encoding glycoside hydrolase family 88 protein, yielding MELNISNLWPQLQRKVDTMIEQIGSKSPHVEKEGVYDDARLDWWTSGFWPGLLWIMYDVSQEDKYRQQAWDWDAKIEACFLRENNFHHDVGFQFLPTAVAKYKMTGDQDGRRRGLHAANFLAGRFNQAGQFLRAWNQDKHGWAIIDSSLNLSLLLWAAEELGDPRLKQIAMAHADTVLEHFIRDDGSVCHIVSFDPDTGAFIEALGGQGFSPTSAWSRGQSWALHGLANVYRYTGESRYLAAAKRVAHYFMANTTVDPIPLWDFRTGDADLKLKDTSAAACAASGLLEIASLVPAEEADLYRNQAIRIMDALTQDYADLDGSRESILREGTGHKPAGQNVNVGLIYGDYYYIEAAAKLKNWTQRIF
- a CDS encoding glycoside hydrolase family 9 protein → MLPTIRSKKRARTLLALCLGFLLVFNALIALPGLSSAAVAPLPGPGNPINYDDFASGGIFKKNWMNWFNQAGGTGTFTKSTIDSRTVGVFAQTPATSSSWAKFQPENELINLSGYRYVNVTMKNPGYADARIRIVVNDGTASYNLTAGWVAVPTSWTTSQYDLATIAPNLKKATARFEIWLRQQSGTYGEILIDGITATTASTGTAPTLTSIGVTANSTGTYNQNTSFNFAATYSDVDNEAPFAMQLVIDDTAYDMKEVDSSDKTYSNGKNYAYPTKLPVGTHTYYFRTTDATSTEVATSAQSLLIVNSEQLIDVVVSQAGYSANDFKNAKVTSTTAVTDTTYQILNGTTVVASGTMQDEGVIWNQHVYSIDFTAITTTGNNYTVKTNGISSYPFAIQPNIWNNYKDEMTAFYRIMRASVATSDAYPADYSTVAPSAKVFHPAGHLDDAASADRTQHYDLTGGWYDAGDYGKYGGNQWVGAEIALAYVRYADAASVKFDNDSNGIPDLIDEAIFGSEYVIKFADQLGGAMYNLKNNASFVHPEKATDNVSGTADDRVLSDYGIGGSAKSAGTLAATARAIQIAIAKGDITPSKAAALTSFAAKCQTAAEVFYNYVLAHPNDPVGSYTTKGGIDNSMLLADVELYLLTNNISYKNAAIAKINVLTLDDLASTNYWDMRPMSLAEFYPVAGTATQPLIQNLLKKQVDYFISTSDDTPYSVFNQFKNFGVNEPHASYLGDTLRYYELFHDPAALRAVQKGLYWIFGENPWNISWVSGIGTDYVDFLHTRFDEESNTPTGTGVIIPGAMVSGPNMKDTKDMKSVSPWYKDRSLYSDDTNQWRYNEFSISIQAGLLYTIMGLSATTSTTSPAGTNPIPLPILSPVIGDYVRGNVTVFAGPANGLSAITYKSGSSYLPMSVSGAVYATTIDESLSSAYANKRVDVRGIDAAGNESYSSTHYTIAAPLPDPSTPLLYDDFNGKGLWGSIGGNGEWVNWYNQNGGTGTFSRTTVDSKQVGKFTQTPTAVASTAKFQPWHDAVDVSGYRYLNFAMKNPGYSDMRMKIELNDGTRTQNLTGGWAAVPASWTDLQIDLNGLAYPVNKKAVTLSIWLKQNTVTYGELLIDEIKASNTNSGTAPTLTSAGVNAASGDLNTNYTFNVTYTDADNQAPFVMELVLDGVVHAMAPVHAADTTYTDGKAYTYTTKLPLGIHSYYFHTTDTSTDAISTTVQTGPIVSQTLFSDDFNDGNANGWTSTSGTWSVVSNQYSGQANSAQSLSLAGNADWTNYTFEAKVNVTNNTNGNKDAGLVFRYTDDNNYYVLFLKNNDKTGRKMELLKVVNGVRTVLGFTNPSIAADTMYTYKIVVNGSSISIYKDGNLEISTTDSALASGKIGARVYANTKAIFDDISVTR
- a CDS encoding sugar phosphate isomerase/epimerase family protein, whose translation is MNQIGWCAGIEQAELLAAHGLDYVECALSSLQVEDERALAERIPLYVNSPLPVRALNIFAPDGMKLVGPQVDRERIRRYVNKAGEAASRIGVEVVVLGSGKARMIPENWEPQQAEAQMLELLNWIAEEWQGNGITLTLEPLNRKESNLMNNIAEAVHLAKQINSPTIRVLADFYHMDEEKEPLDTILTHKDWIAHIHLADTGRHAPGTGVYPYQRLCEVLQAINYTGKLSAECHWPTLDGGLSDSISYMKEVISRIHKGA
- a CDS encoding AraC family transcriptional regulator is translated as MNRNIIDELSEYVELRLGSIGTASHDKGWTEAKQHPDYDIWLVTNGEVEVDVQGVMSVAKEGDIVFFNPGVAYTASCSQNSCSHIFVHFDFSLGERFNFLNEFDLMGVISGACLTKERELFREAFNAYQNRETMASLMLKGFFLALLARLLSIPKHPPIGLQGAELHSKHFTKLVPVLAYIEAHIGERIAVEQLAEMSGMSPKYFYAFFKAQMGVTPQNYMTRLKLNRAREYLYEGKLTVKQIAYQLGFADPYTFSKIFKRFHKIAPSKYYGHT
- a CDS encoding FlxA-like family protein, with amino-acid sequence MNINVNSNNSVQAYRPSAPKTDALDTQIKDLMQQTDKLQEQIQNVQANKELNDKQRMVRISEIQEQIQQVEARISQLRLEKLNKQQNEAKEADKNIVSKDDTKMDVILKIGVNFDSIKASNKMNGQLERESKDNLNNVKSDRLYLKLAPAVTDRLNYDIDRVVMTEHAEATTIKSKLEIVKENEAKQAVINNSISKTYAKIKDTIEQIQTEDKKDIGEEDTDKKNEDEVKQVVIKKIEVKQIDIRI
- a CDS encoding glycoside hydrolase family 2 protein; translation: MIRTFHQHHLRHTRLLDGLWDFVTDPGQIGLTEQWYTQFPAQSQKLVVPSCWNNELGLYEYIGAAWYRTYFDTTQEANLRFIFEGILHHADVYVDGQHLGYHFGGYTQFALVLPHLAQGKHELIIRVDSTLDWQTLPTDVADWYSYGGIIRSVELQELPDVYIDSLKIDYTLSGHTADVELHVQLNSLSCADQEIEIDVSTEAAIFSTATVQIRAGQSSKLTLRGSLANVRIWDVGQPELYTFAIRAGEDDLIDRTGFRTLEVSNGQILLNGKTLYLQGVNRHEEHPEWGFAFPPKLMLKDLAILQDMGCNIVRGSHYPQSQFWIDLLDEHGMLLWSEIPMWGCFMSTETLASPIFTDRGVHMLGEMISRDYHHPSIIFWGAHNEIDTRTNEALELTKKFVSQIRSMDDSRLVTYATMHPVEDIVLSYFDVIGINKYYGWYEGSVDGFRDMLQAYYRNAESQGAGDKPVIMSEFGAAGIFGDAGWEPRLFSEDYQADVVQQALKIFRADPRIVGTLIWHFADIRVDVRSDRPYFRDRARSFNNKGLLNEYRKPKLAYRLVKEIYRSER